In Leopardus geoffroyi isolate Oge1 chromosome B4, O.geoffroyi_Oge1_pat1.0, whole genome shotgun sequence, the DNA window CTCTTTGTAATGGCCAACTTGTTCGATGCAGCCCTGGCCCCAGGGCCCTTGAACGGTTGTGAGCCCTCTGCTCCACGCAGACCGCTCTGCACAAGTTCAGAGCCAGGCAGCCTGGTTCCCCCAGGGGTTCCATTTCAGGTCAACCCAAAGTCCAGACAGAGCCGACAAGGCCTTGGGGAGTCCTCTGCCCCATCTCCAACCAACCACATTGGGCaactctctcccctttcttctgCGTGTCAGCCACGCCAGCTTCCTTGAGCAGGCCCGCCCTCCCAGCACATCGAGTCACAGGCTGTCCTCTTACAGGCCTAATGTTCCTGTGGCCTGTTTGAGAGCAGAACCGGAAGGTGCCTTGGTGGCATTTTAGCCCTCTTTCCAACCATCTACTCACTGAAGAGAACCACGGAAGAGTATCAAGGAAACAAAGAGCCTACAAAAgctcaaataaaaatttcccatCGGGGCCTGAAGTTCTTCCATTCATTAGAGCATCTCCTCTGCTCAGCGAAGACATTTCAGTCTTCCAGGGGCTCCTGCAGAATCCCAGAGGGTCAGGACGGGGAGAGCCCTTCAGATCCACAACACGCCGCCTCCCTGTGTTACAAATGGGGAgaccgaggcccagagaaagcaaggtatttgcccaaggtcacacagcaatcctggggcagagcagggactGAAATGCATTCCCTCGGTTCCCGGTTCTCTGCTCTCAGCCGCCAGGGCCCTCCTTCCCTTCGGGCTCTCCCATCTCTGGACGCCTGGATTCAGCTCCCTGTCTTCCAATCCTACACTTTGGGCCCCCGGACTCACCTGGAAGGGTCCTCCTCAGGGGAGAAGGGGCCTTCTAGCTTAATGACATTGAGCTTCCCCTCAAAGACGCCATAGCTGAGGGTGACCTGGGCAGAGAAAAGCGGAGCGGGAAGTGCAGGTTGGCCGGGTGTCCCTCTGGGGACCCCACAAGGGGGCAGTGTTTGCGCAGAAGCAGGGAAGGCACATAAGACATCATGAGGGGCACGCAGAGCCTGCCTCTGTGCCTGAAATCCCACCCTTAGCCCTGAGAGCTTCGCTGAGGAGCCCACCCCACTTCACAAGGCTCTTCAAGCTTGTAGGGCACGGCCATGCCCGGACTCCATTTGGGTGCCCAACAGCCCACCCTACCTGTGAGGCTGGAATGAGTCCCTTGCCTACAGACTAGGAAACTGAGTCGCGAAAAGGGAAGTGAGTTCCAGCAAATTCCATGCCTGGACAGAGGTTTCCTGAGACTCACGGCGGGGCCAtggccctccctctcctccaggagCTTCAGGTCACTCTATGCGCAGTGAGGACGTGAGATGATGCCCCTTGTCGAGGGACAGCGGAGCGCAGCGGTTAAAGACTGTAGGCTTAGGGGCCATCCAGGCAGGGCTCAAATCCCCTTCATGCCCCGTGCCATGGTTAGTTcagctctctggcctcagtttccctacctacAGAATGGGAATGTCAGTACCGGCCTCATGTGAACGTTGTAAGGAACCAGAGAGTTACAGCAGATAAAGCCACCggcctggtgcctggcacagtgaGTATTCTGGAAATCCCGACCGTTAGGGTACCTGGTTTCGGGTGTCCCAAATCTGTCCCCCTTTTCCTGGCTTCAGGCCCTGCAGTCCCATTGGGACCAACCCTGCCGGCAGAATCAACACTAAGTCTTGGCCCTGGTAGGAGACAGGTATGACCCAAGCAGGCCTTCCAACTGATGAACACCAGCCCCGGGACTGGGCGGAAGGGGGAGTTCTCCTCTGGCGGGTGCGGTGGAACCCTGGGGCTGCCACCCCGCCAGCATGAGGGGCGAGCCTGCCTGAgggtgagcccagtgtcgggAAGACAGGTGACAGCGGGCACAGCGTGAGCAGGCAGACTCAGCCCCGCCTGGCCAGCCAGCCCGCGGCTTCTCGGGGACGCGAGCCCACAAGCGTACTTGTTTGTTTGACCAGCCTGGGTTGCGTTTCTGTCCTCTGCCACCAAAGGACTCTGACTCGCGCTGTTGGGCGGAGGACCCCAGGGGCTTTCCCAGCCACGTCTGGGTGCGAAAGAAAGCAGGCGGCTGCGGGCAGGCAACCTCTGATGAAGGGGGGACGACCAACAGGCAACGTTGCAAAGGGCAGGCCTGGCCCCTTCGGAGGGATGCGGGAAGTCTGAAGAAGGGGCAGCGGGACAAGGGGGAGCGGGCAGCGAGGGGAGCGGTCTGAAGCTGAAGGCAAGCTGCTTCCTTCCAGCTGGCATTCAAGGACCAGATCAAAGAACTCGAGCGTCACAAACGTTAACCCTTGAGGGttggaggtgggcagggctgAGTCGCTGTGTGCCCTTCTGAGGGTCCTTTGCCACcgtgggcctcggtttccccatcagTAGGGGACAGCTCCACCCgcacccttcccccactgccccGAGGCCGGCTCACCTGCTCTGGGAGCTGGGCAGCCCCCAGCAGCTGCAGGGTCTCCAGGTGGGAGTGGAAgagggggctgggctgcaggTGGCCACCCAGTTTGCACTCGACAATGTAGCCCACGGTGCAGTCGTCGGGCAACCGGATGAGCGCGGCTGTTTCCACGAAGCGGGAGCCACTGAGAGACAGAGCCGTGCTGTGGCCACCGGCGCCTGgagctctccctgcctcccagaaggccctccctccaccacctgcCTCCTGTGCACTGGGTGACCTCGGGCAAGCCACCAACCCGGGGAGCCTCGgtgtcctcttctgtgaaatgggcgtGATAACGGCCCTGCCCTCACTGGGCCATTGTGTAGATTAAGAGGAAGAGTGGTAAGAAGCAGCCCCTTCTAAAGGTatcccttcttttctttatattcattcactcattcattcattctttgttGAGCTTAAGGATCTAGCTGGTGCCAGGTGCCATGCTAGGGCTGCGGAtacagagatgagaaagaaatgCTTGCTGTCCTCTTCTGAAGGGAGACGGAGGGACAGGTCGTTTCAGACTAAGACTGGCACTAAGTCAGAGGGAAGCACGAGGCCGGGGAGACAGCGGGAGGGTAAGgtgggcttcccagaggaggtggcaGCCTTCAAACGGAGTCGCACAGGGTATTCTGGAGTCAGCCACATGtcgaggaggggaggagcagtgtCCCAGGTTAAGGGCACCACCTGACTGCATGCCCCACGAGCTCCCCCGGGGGCCAGCCTGCCCCACTGCACAGGGGGCCCAGTGGGTGCAGAAGCCCCGccttccctccccatcccagCCCGTGCCCGAGGGTTGCACCTGCCCGGAGGGGGTACCTTTCCCAATTCACACAAATATCCCGTAAAGGTGGGCAGAAGCCCAGATGGGGGCACCAGGCACAGGGATGACCCCTGGTCACGAGTACATATCTGCCGTCGGCATGCCCGAGGACAGCATTACCGCCTCTAACCGGGACCtgagttccccccacccccaccccccacacttgGAGGACCGCTCTGACCCCGCCCATCCAGATCAGAGCAGGCCAGGGTTGTGCAGACCTTGGAGCCAGAGCCAgcagctgagtgaccttggactAGTCACTTATTTGGCCTCTcacagcctcagtctcctcagctGTGGAAAGGAGGCTAACACACCTTCCTCCCAGGGGCTGTGATTACTCTTGGGGAAGCACAGGCCTGGCTCAGAGCCTCTCTCAGCAGCCTCTCCAAGCAGACCTCGAGAGGCCAGGCCTTTGCCATTGCTCTCCAGAAAACCAGTACTCCCACCCCACTCTGGGGGCCTCTAGGGCTATCCCAGTCCAAAcaccacctcttccaggaagccctcctcccGTCTCCAGGCAGAAGGCCCTACATCTTCCTTCCTCTGAATGCCCCTAAACTTGGCCTTCACCTCCCCTGTGACGTTTACCCGGAAGAACAGGGCTGCACGTGGGACTTAATACTTGCCTGGCTCAGACCAGGTGCCGACCCAAACATTTCCCCATTTAGCCCCCACAACAGCCCTTAGCTATTATATTATTAGGTTTTAACAGAGGGGGGCACGGAGGCTCCCAGAGATGACACAACTCGCCCGTGAATGGCACAGTGCCCTAGGCAGTGTatccctgagggcaggaaggcAGGTGGCTTGCTCACCACTAACTGTGTAACTCTGTGACACAGCATGAATGCCAGACAGTTCCTCAGGGGCTCACTCCCGAGCCCTTCCTGCTGCGAAGGCCGCCCGCAccaggccctcccctcccctgccccctccccccgcaccccacTTTGGGGCTTTGCTTACCTGGCCCACGGggccatcttcaaagccagtttGCGGTTGATGCAAAAGCCAGCGCCCCCAGTGGCAAACCAGAACTGTACCAGCCTCTGGGGGGAGAGGTAGGGGAGGGCCAAGGTTCAGGGtgagcctggggggtgggggcaacgGCCagaccacccctcacccccaaccaGCATGGCTCCAGGCTTGGGAGCGATAGTCCCGACACCACGATCACCGGCCAGGGGCACTGGCCTCGCCACTTACAGCTCCTGGGAGGGAGAAAGCTTTTCCGCACGAGGAGAGAAGGGGGCCTCCcgtggaggaaagagagaaggacagatgGGCCCGCGAGCCCCCGAGGCCAGCAAACCCCTTGACATCGCAATCTCAGGAATCATGAGTGTACCTTTGGGGTGTAAAccactctctgccccccctcctctGTGGGGATTGGTGAAGCCAGAACTCCTGAGCTTCTCTAAGGCTTTCGGCAAACACCATACCCTCTCGGCTACACCCGCTCGTGACTAACAAGTTCCCTGAGGTTACCCTCTCCCGAGTACACAGTTGGTGCTTAATTGATGCATGCGGCATTGGGTGGGGGTTATCCCTCTTGATGCAGCAGTGAGAACCCTGGGCAGGAAGTCGGGAAGCCTGCGCCTGGGGCCTCGGCCTCCTCCACCGCACAGCCGTGTAACCTTGAGAAAGTCACTGCTCCCCTCTGGATCGCAGATTTGTCACCTGTGAGTGCATCTGCCCCGGTTGTGAAACCCAAGGGTTCTCCTGGCCCCGTGTCCTCCTCCTGACCACCTCAATGAGCTACCTCTGGAAATGCCGCCCTCTTAGATAAAGCAGGGTAAACAGGTTCTTAaggacctggcacacagtaggtgtccAATTGATGCTTGTTTAGTGAACTGTGGGCTCGGGGCTTCTGCTCCCAGATAAttaaagtaacaacaacaatTAAAGTAAAGTATACGGGCCTTAACCCCGCGCACGGATATATGGGGTCCTGTGCTGCAGATGAGCCGACGAGGTACAGAGAAGTGAGGTGCAGAGAACCGAGGTCCCAGAGCTGGGACTGAGCCCAAGCCGGAGCTCTTGCCCGATtctgctgccctccccccccacaacccAGAGGGTACCCCAGAATCCGAACAGGCTGGGACACTTTGGGGCGGAGTCTAGGGAATCCCGCCTAGGAGTCTGTGCCAGAAGAATCTTCGTGCGCATCCTGGAGTCGGGGCCTGGGCGGGCCCGGCAGTACTGAACCTGCTCAGGAAgcatgaggctcagagaggaaggcCGAGCTGGCTTGGGTACCgatcgcacacacacacacacacacacccagggccCGGGAGGATTTAATTAGGGCTCAGAGGCCCCATTAGCCGCTGATAATTAAGGTTTTGTGTTTCCTGCTCTTGGTTTCCCTGATGAAGCAGATGGTGAGCCGGGGAGGCAGAGAGCCCTACAGCCTGGGGCTCCTGCTCCACACGCTGCCTCCAGGGAGGGGGACCCCCTCACTAGCCTTTTCCCTGGGGCCAAGGGAGCCCCGTAGGGGCCTGGCGGGGCCTGGGGACCCGGAGGGAACCATGCTACGCACTTCTACTAAAAAAATGCGTCCCTATTTATCTGAAAGTCAAATGCAACTTTCATCCCGGTTCGgggcttggtttttttttccctaaatctgACAGTCCTCGTTAGTGCCCATCTAGGTCTGGAGCTGAAGCTGGGGACCCCGTTGGGCCAGGTGTCACCTCTTTAGTCTGTAGACAGGAGgggtgcgcaggggaggggctcagggGCTGCGGGCAGCGCAATGGGCCAGCTGGCCCAGCAGCACTGGGCACTTGAACAGCTGATACAACTACATGACGATACCAGGGGCTCCgagccctgcccctgcctgccccatccccccgccccccggcctgGCCACGGCCCACACCCGTGGCCTCCGCTGcacaaggaggaagggagggacccACCGTGCGGTTGCGCGGCCTGGGCTCCGAAGCGCGGATAGGCCGGTTCAGGCTGGGCCGGCCTAGGTAGACGTCGCGGGTCTGTGGGAAGGTTTTTAGCAGCTTCAGCAGCGCCCTTGGGTTCACATAGTTGTCGTCATCCACGTGGCAGAACCACCTGTGGGGATCCAAGGGGGCGATGCTAAGCTTGGAGGAGGGTTCCCAAGGGCTGCTGGCCAACCAGGCTCCCCTTGAGCCCCACCCCCCATAATAAGTCAACAAAATCAGGGAGAGTAGCTGACATTTAAGGCACACGGTCTGAGCCAGACAGCATCTCGTGTGAGCTCCCGAGAAAAGTGTCCCCACTTAACGGGTGGGGACCAAGACTCAGCAAGGTTAAGACACTTGCCCAAGATCCCACAGCCGGTAAATGGCACGACTTGAACCCAGACAGTCTGCCCAGAGACAGACCCCAGGAGGCCCTACGTGATGAGATTCACAAGACCCAGCCAAACTTCACTTTCTTGACACAAAACCCTATTCAGGAGCCAGCCTGAGGCACAGGCCACACCTGTCCCCAGAGACCCAGGCACACTCACTTCAGCCCGCTGGCCAAGAAGGTGTCGAACTCAGCAGCCATCTTGCAGGACAGGGCGGGGTGGCTGTGCTCAGCGGAGCAGTTGGTGACCACGAGGTGGGACCCTGGAGAAGTGGGGACGAGTCAGAGGACCCTGCCCAGGTCCTTCCCACAGCCCCGCACACTGTGAGAATACAGAGCAAGACCTCAGACAGCCTGGAGCATTCTCATTCGACacacggggaaactgaggcccgggagAGCTGACCCTCCCCAAACCCATACCCGTCTCCAGCAAAGAAGCCTGCCCCTCATCCTGGGCAAAGGGGGATCCCCACATGCTAAGGGTGGGCAGCCCTGTTTCCTGAGGGCCCCGGGCCAGGGGACAGCCACCCCACCTTTCCCTGGTAACAGCTGaggggcccccaccccacccagaatTACCCAGTCTCTCCTGGAGGCCTTCATCTGGGCTGTCGGTGAAGACAAAGGTctaagaaggagaaaggggagtcAGGACTAGAGTCAGCCAAGGGCAGGCCCAGGGGGTCGCTCACAGCCAAGCCCCTGCTAAAACACCTGTCCAGACCTCTGTCCTCCATCAGCGACAGACACACCCCCTCCCACCGTCACACGCGCCTTTAAGACAACATGACTTTGTCAgctacgcccccccccccccactcccaacacACACAACCCAGCCGTCAAGGCCACACGACTTCATGGTGCACACCAGCACCCACGGGGACCCTACTGGAGTCACACCGTCTTCtatctcacacacatgcacacactgcaGTCCCACGTGGCCCCTCCCTAACCACACTTACACAACCCCAGACGCTTTGACAGGAGACAGACCCATGCACGGGGACACCGCACTGCTTGGGGAGATAGTCCCAGCTTTCAGAGCCACGGAAGCTCTCTGGGCGGGCACAGGGCCCTTGCGCAGCTCGGAAATTTTACATCGTGATCCAGTCCAGCTCTCTCCCAGACTGGAGAGGCGCCCCACCAGCAGCTTGCACGCTCCTGGTCCCTGAGGACCTCACTTAACCTCAAGACAGGTGTTGTGATCTGTCTCCCTCGCAGATGGCGAAACTGAGGCTAAGTGACAGACTAAGGTCGGACAGTTGGCGACTGCTGAGCTGGGATTCGAGCCCACAGGCCTTggacctctcctccccacctcccaggcagGTAGAAGCCGCTCAACCCCCAAAGAAACTGAACACAAACCGAATGAGCTGCAGAGACAAACCCTCCACGGGCAGCTGATGGCCAAGACAGAGACCGGCGGCTGGGGACTGGTCTGACCCCCATTGCACACCGAGCAGAGCACGAgcgcctctccctcctccagcagGTCCCCTCACCCGCCGAGCACAGCGAGGGCCCCCTCTGACGCTTAGGTGGCCCTGCCCAGGGTCCTGACAACTTTGAACTCTTTCCAAGTGAGGACCAAGGAGAAGAAAGCATCTCACCCGTTTAAAGGGCCTCGACTCCCCCATCTGTCACTCTGGCCACACtagccctgccctccctccagacTTAGGGCCTCTGACCGCAACGCCCCTCCCCGCTCAGCCACAAACACCTCCCTGCTTTCCAGGAACCAGCCCTTCAGATCTGATCAGCGCCTGCTTTGAGCCTCAGTCTACCCAGCCGGAAAATGGGGAGTAGTGGTAGCTGTGAGGGCAAAGTGAAATAGCGTGAGAAAGAACGAGAAAGAGTTGGCAGTGAAGTCAGGCTCAGCTTCTTATCTCagggggaactgaggcacaggaggCCAGAAGCCAGGGTTGGGcacaggaaggggcaggggggagcCAGGCCTATCTCCCCAAGACCCATGGCCCTTGTTCTGAGCCACTATTATCTTTCAATGGATTATTGCAAGACCTTCAGATCTCTTTTCCTGTCAGGACCAAAACCAGATAATACCCCCTACCCACCACCCTACCTAGTATCTTCTGTGGCTCCCTACTGCCCCTGGGACAAAGGCCAGCGTCCTAAGTGCGGCCATGAGGGCCCACCCAGTCCCTGTGCCTAATGCAGCCTATCTCATCACTTCCTGCCCCACCTCTTCTCTTAAATTCAAAGGCCTTTCAGTTCCCCAAATGTGCCACATACACGCACACCCTTCTGAGCCTTTGCATATACTGTGCCCTCTTCTTGCCCGACACCCCTCCCATGTGCCCCTCAGCCTCCTGTCCCTCCTTATGGCAACAGCAGCCCCTCGGTTATGGAAATCTACCCTTTGGTCTCTCCCACCAGACAGTGACACGCTGAAGGGCACGGGTCTGGTCTGATTTACGCCCCCCTGTCCCGGCACTGGCTCACCTCCGGGAGGCCTGGGTGGCATCCACCTTCTGAGCCCTTCTCCCTCGGGTCTGTCCCCCACCTTTTCAGATTTAGCTGACACTGTAGGTCCCTGGATATCCTCGCAGAAAGTGTCGGTGCTGGTCCCCTTCTCTATCCCATCCGCTGCCTCGGGGATGCTATCGAGCCTCTTGGCTTTAAACGCCATCAAGAAACCATGAAATCCCACCTCATCCAAGAcctctcggggtgggggggggggggactagcAGATGCCTCACACTCAGTGCCGGAGGCCCCCCCGCCGCCCACCTGTGTTCCTCTGGGCCCTCCCCATCTGGCTGGGACCCAGCACCTTGGGGTCACCatgcctcctctctttccttcacacCCCACATCCAGTCGTGTCAGCAAATTCTGCTCACCCAACCTACAAATTACCCAGGATGCGACCTCTCCTCACCAGCCTCCACGGCCACCCAGCGGCCCAGCCCACTCCTGCCTGCTTGGCTGCAGTCACCTTTCCC includes these proteins:
- the MFNG gene encoding beta-1,3-N-acetylglucosaminyltransferase manic fringe isoform X1, which produces MQCRLLRGLAGALLTLLCTGLLSLRYHSSLSPDGAREAAALGPPSPLSPELQLRDVFITVKTTRAFHHSRLELLLDTWVSRTREQTFVFTDSPDEGLQERLGSHLVVTNCSAEHSHPALSCKMAAEFDTFLASGLKWFCHVDDDNYVNPRALLKLLKTFPQTRDVYLGRPSLNRPIRASEPRPRNRTRLVQFWFATGGAGFCINRKLALKMAPWASGSRFVETAALIRLPDDCTVGYIVECKLGGHLQPSPLFHSHLETLQLLGAAQLPEQVTLSYGVFEGKLNVIKLEGPFSPEEDPSRFRSLHCLLYPDTPWCPQLVAR
- the MFNG gene encoding beta-1,3-N-acetylglucosaminyltransferase manic fringe isoform X2, with product MGACGLCLSGHRLSPFWLLPSPDLVPSPSKTFVFTDSPDEGLQERLGSHLVVTNCSAEHSHPALSCKMAAEFDTFLASGLKWFCHVDDDNYVNPRALLKLLKTFPQTRDVYLGRPSLNRPIRASEPRPRNRTRLVQFWFATGGAGFCINRKLALKMAPWASGSRFVETAALIRLPDDCTVGYIVECKLGGHLQPSPLFHSHLETLQLLGAAQLPEQVTLSYGVFEGKLNVIKLEGPFSPEEDPSRFRSLHCLLYPDTPWCPQLVAR